The Arachis hypogaea cultivar Tifrunner chromosome 16, arahy.Tifrunner.gnm2.J5K5, whole genome shotgun sequence genome contains a region encoding:
- the LOC112805940 gene encoding uncharacterized protein produces MKHREVYEWFVGKCDVKLNSSCITRALKASRKIVEGDVIAQYGLIWDYAHELLTANPGSTIQVGVIPITDNLPQFEGFYVCLDACKKGFKAGCRPLIGLDGAFLKTLHGGQLLTASGQDANNHIFVIAYAIVDVENKENWKWFLELLLSDLGEYEARNLCFISDMQKGLIPAVKELVPAVPHRFCVWHLWRNFSKQWGSVELKDLVWECARLRTPVEFERNMNRVKRINKKAWEYLSKWPKEAWTKAHFSEGSKVDNICNNACESFNAKTKHDRGKPILSLAEEVRRMIMKSMSDNRLKLLSYQGKLAPVQQSKLESLIKLSRNWAPYWSGDAKEEVYEVQGWPTNMVVDLGKHTCSCRFWQLTGMPCMHAILAIQEKNDKRPEEYCHEWLSMDAYRRTYQFNVNPVKGQDLWEKTGSPAPVPPPIKPKPGRPTTNRRKDKDEGPTGTKTKMKRKYAPIRCMYCG; encoded by the exons ATGAAGCATAGGGAGGTGTATGAGTGGTTTGTTGGGAAGTGCGACGTCAAGCTGAATAGTTCATGCATTACCCGAGCTCTTAAGGCATCTAGGAAGATAGTTGAAGGGGATGTGATTGCTCAATACGGGTTGATATGGGATTATGCACATGAATTGCTCACTGCCAACCCAGGTTCCACAATTCAGGTGGGTGTGATTCCCATAACTGATAATCTgcctcaatttgagggattttatGTCTGTCTAGATGCTTGTAAGAAGGGTTTCAAGGCAGGTTGTAGGCCATTAATAGGTCTAGATGGGGCATTCCTGAAAACATTACATGGAGGGCAGCTTCTCACTGCATCTGGACAGGATGCAAACAATCACATTTTTGTGATTGCATATGCAATTGTTGATGTTGAGAACAAGGAGAACTGGAAATGGTTCTTGGAGCTGCTGCTATCAGATCTGGGAGAATATGAGGCAAGGAACTTGTGTTTCATATCAGACATGCAAAAG GGGTTAATACCAGCTGTCAAAGAACTCGTCCCAGCAGTTCCACACAGATTTTGTGTGTGGCATTTGTGGAGGAACTTCTCCAAACAGTGGGGCAGCGTCGAACTTAAGGACTTGGTCTGGGAGTGTGCAAGATTGAGGACCCCGGTTGAGTTCGAGAGGAATATGAATAGAGTTAAAAGGATTAATAAAAAAGCTTGGGAATACTTATCCAAGTGGCCGAAGGAAGCTTGGACCAAAGCCCATTTCAGTGAAGGGTCAAAGGTGGACAACATTTGCAACAACGCTTGTGAATCTTTCAATGCAAAGACGAAGCATGATAGAGGTAAGCCTATTCTGAGTCTGGCAGAGGAGGTGCGAAGAATGATTATGAAAAGCATGTCTGATAATAGACTGAAGCTTCTGAGTTATCAAGGAAAACTTGCTCCAGTTCAGCAAAGCAAGCTAGAATCTCTTATTAAGTTATCCAGAAACTGGGCTCCCTACTGGTCGGGTGATGCGAAAGAGGAAGTGTACGAAGTTCAAGGATGGCCTACTAATATGGTGGTAGACTTGGGGAAGCATACTTGCTCCTGCAGGTTTTGGCAGTTGACAG GGATGCCTTGTATGCACGCCATATTAGCCAttcaagaaaaaaatgataagagGCCTGAGGAGTATTGCCACGAATGGTTGAGCATGGATGCTTACAGAAGAACATACCAATTCAATGTTAATCCTGTCAAGGGACAAGATCTATGGGAGAAAACTGGTTCTCCTGCACCTGTTCCACCTCCTATCAAACCTAAACCAGGCAGACCAACAACAAATAGAAGGAAGGACAAGGATGAAGGACCCACTGGCACGAAGACAAAAATGAAAAGGAAGTATGCTCCAATTCGATGCATGTACTGTGGATAG
- the LOC112697576 gene encoding uncharacterized protein — protein MAEGPAPEPVDPSAAAVDMELEKDDNVADPNQKRPREDAQQQEEAKEDDVVAPKKQKVEAEEKSVEEHRLEKIDEPKGSEEAVKLGPKSFQSSSDMFNYFYKFLHLWPHHLNINKYEHLVLLELLKKGHAESDRKIGVGIRGFQVRNHPIYKSRCFFLIREDNTVEDFSFRKCVDHILPLPEEMQIKSNQNKALGGSGGGRPHRGGKGGRGRGGKGGKGGKWRQ, from the exons ATGGCAGAAGGCCCCGCACCGGAACCCGTCGATCCCAGCGCCGCAGCTGTCGACATGGAGCTCGAGAAGGACGACAACGTCGCCGACCCGAACCAGAAGCGACCCAGAGAGGATGCCCAACAACAAGAGGAAGCGAAGGAGGACGACGTTGTCGCTCCGAAGAAGCAGAAGGTGGAGGCTGAGGAGAAGTCCGTAGAGGAACACCGCTTGGAGAAGATTGACGAACCCAAAGGATCAGAAGAAGCCGTGAAGTTGGGGCCCAAGAGCTTCCAGTCTTCCTCTGACATGTTCAATTACTTCTACAAATTCCTTCATCTTTGGCCTCACCATCTCAACATCAACAAG TATGAACATCTTGTGTTGTTGGAGTTGCTTAAGAAAGGGCATGCTGAGTCCGACAGGAAGATTGGTGTAGGGATCCGCGGCTTCCAAGTCCGCAATCATCCAATCTACAAGAGCAGGTGCTTCTTCCTCATCAGGGAGGACAACACTGTTGAAGATTTCAGCTTCCGGAAGTGCGTTGATCATATTCTTCCATTGCCAGAAGAGATGCAAATAAAATCTAATCAGAACAAAGCATTAGGCGGCAGTGGTGGAGGAAGGCCTCATCGAGGAGGAAAAGGTGGCAGAGGGAGAggtggaaaaggaggaaaagGAGGAAAGTGGAGACAATAG